The following coding sequences are from one Wenzhouxiangella sp. AB-CW3 window:
- a CDS encoding type II secretion system F family protein has protein sequence MSRLNTYYYRILKPDGGVRTGFYRLAVERDFSARVRLEREQDAVVLSLWRLPQVFTGIHAFVRGLFQSDIRPEELAGFLRDLGVMLRAGIPALDALSTLIGEGDTAGSRRVARVASSMLEDLDAGVSVSEAFERRPDVFPETVRNLIRIGDQSGNLDRMLLESASHVERMINVRRDVRTALIYPVVVFASIFAVALFWIYYVLPAMQDLFLQLNAELPALTVTVMNLAGASGDHVWTSLIVVVMTVLGLYWLFRHHEPSRYVLHRTLHRLPVSRVIVTSAGMAQLTEHLGILVRGGLDMVSSLDVLGRSTSDLYYRRRLQEVRESVMRGESVARSMRVAGGFPAMAVRMIGVGEESGSLDEQLTHLADEYRRRLEVVVRSLAEIIKPAVILVAGALFIFLVIALLIPVYDLIQQSVTQGMGGA, from the coding sequence ATGAGTCGGCTCAATACTTACTACTACCGCATTCTGAAACCCGATGGCGGAGTGCGTACCGGATTTTATCGGCTGGCCGTGGAGCGGGATTTCTCCGCCCGGGTGCGGCTGGAGCGTGAACAGGACGCCGTGGTACTCAGTCTTTGGCGCCTGCCCCAGGTGTTTACGGGAATACACGCCTTTGTCCGCGGGCTGTTTCAGTCCGATATCCGCCCCGAAGAACTGGCCGGGTTTCTGCGCGACCTGGGCGTGATGTTGCGTGCCGGCATTCCGGCACTGGACGCGCTCAGCACCCTGATTGGCGAAGGAGACACGGCCGGCTCGCGCCGCGTGGCGCGCGTGGCCTCGAGCATGCTCGAGGATCTCGATGCCGGCGTCAGCGTCAGCGAGGCCTTCGAGCGTCGTCCCGACGTCTTTCCCGAAACCGTGCGCAACCTGATCCGCATTGGTGACCAGTCGGGCAATCTGGATCGCATGCTGCTGGAATCGGCCAGCCATGTCGAGCGCATGATCAACGTGCGCCGTGACGTGCGCACCGCGCTGATCTACCCGGTAGTGGTCTTTGCCAGCATCTTCGCGGTGGCATTGTTCTGGATCTACTACGTGCTGCCGGCCATGCAGGACCTGTTCCTGCAACTCAATGCCGAGCTTCCCGCCCTGACCGTCACCGTCATGAACCTGGCCGGGGCGTCCGGTGATCATGTCTGGACCAGTCTGATCGTGGTGGTCATGACCGTGCTCGGCCTGTACTGGCTGTTCAGGCACCATGAACCCAGCCGCTACGTGCTGCACCGTACGCTGCATCGCCTGCCGGTCTCCCGCGTCATTGTCACTTCCGCCGGCATGGCCCAGTTGACCGAGCACCTGGGCATCCTGGTCCGGGGCGGGCTGGACATGGTCTCCAGCCTGGATGTGCTCGGTCGGTCGACGTCGGATCTCTACTATCGCCGGCGACTGCAGGAAGTGCGCGAGTCAGTGATGCGCGGCGAGTCGGTGGCGCGCTCGATGCGGGTGGCCGGCGGCTTTCCCGCCATGGCGGTGCGCATGATCGGCGTCGGCGAGGAGAGCGGCTCGCTCGATGAGCAGTTGACCCACCTGGCCGATGAGTATCGCCGCCGGCTGGAGGTTGTCGTGCGTTCGCTGGCCGAAATCATCAAGCCGGCCGTCATTCTGGTTGCCGGTGCGCTGTTTATCTTCCTGGTGATTGCCCTGCTGATCCCGGTCTACGACCTCATCCAGCAGTCGGTCACCCAGGGGATGGGAGGGGCCTAG